From the genome of Triticum aestivum cultivar Chinese Spring chromosome 1A, IWGSC CS RefSeq v2.1, whole genome shotgun sequence:
aaaatataagaacgttttttacactatactagtgtcaaaaacgttcttatataagaacgtttttttacactatactagtgtcaaaaacgttcttatattttgggacagagggagtactcgACAATGTGCCTAGAAAAAAAAATGTTGCGAAAAGGGCCAATTTTTAAAGCATTTTGGAACATTGTTTTTTTTTTGTCCACCCGTGGATGTTTTcccatcatgaaactttgcatgttaGTAAAACATTAAACAATGTTTATCGCACAAAATAAtcatatttttctattttcttcaaAATTTAGTGTTCACCCGGGAGCAGAACAACACTTTCGCCAGAAGTTCTCCTATGCTGAAGTGGCTAGAGCCAGGACACTATGTTTTCACCTAGAGACAATATTGTAAGAGTGGAGAGGTGTCGAGCTCCTTGACATGGCCTCTACAAAGGAAACGACGCCCAACGAGCGGCGCCGTTTAAATTCCAACTCTCCCTCCCAAACTAGTTGATTCCAGCatataaaataataaaaacagggTTCGTCGACTGCGCGAGGGATTTCTTTACCTTCAAGTTTTTCGGGACTTGATCCATCAAATCATAAAATTTGGATAGTGGTGAACGAGTATTTTTGCTATTCAGCTTGTTGGTAAGCCGAGCGTCTCCATAAGTAAACTAATTGGAAAAGCGTTACCAGAAAGGCCTATTAGCTCAGCTGGTTAGAGCGTCGTGCTAATAACGCGAAGGTCGCAGGTTCGAGACCTGCATGggccatttttttccttttttttcactgttaaaattgcaaaaaaaaaggaagaaaaataatttGGCTCCGCCCGGGTTCGAACCGGAGACCTTCAGTGTGTTAGACTGACGTGATAACCAACTACACCACGAAACCTTTGTGATACAATTTTTCACAGAAATTATAACACAGTTAAGCAAAATCTTTATTGCTTTCCTGTTGCGCTCACTGACGTGGTAGACAGATAAATGTCATGTCAGATTCAGATTTCCAACAAAAAACAGCAACAAGTGTGTAATCTTTGATCATTGTTCACGTCATATAAAGTCAATTTGTGTAGTTGTGTTTCCGGTCAATGAAGACTAACTTATGTTTCCGGTCAATGAAAACTAACGCTCATGTTGTGCCAAGTGCTTTCTCATATATTTCTGCTGGTCTCAATGATgcttttctctctttttgtctGAGGTATCATGGTGCTCATTGTCTTGGAAGCGGCATCAACAATTAGTTCATCATTTTCCCTTCATACTTACCTTTCCTAGGATACACCACTACAGCTGTGATCACAAGATCTCCCATGTGTCGAGTGTGTTTGAATAGAGGGGTGAGAGACGGAGAGTGGATGACATAAGACAAACCTATGGTCAGTGAAAAATGATTCTTAAATATACCCAAtagtatgatgatgatgatgatgatgatgatgatgatgatgatgatgatgtcttCATGTATCTTTTCTGAGCAACTCATGCAAACACATCTAGGCATACAAGGTTGGATGGTAACTGAAAATTGCAATTCATCAAGTTGTAAGCTTCGACCTGACAAGAGAAAGTTGCAATTCATCGAGTTGATAGCATCCATTTGGGTAGTAGAAAGTCACACAGCCCACCAAGTTAGAATCCTCAATGTGTAGTACAAGTTTATTTTTATCgatttgaaaatagaaagtttgtaattcgTTGTGTTGGAagctccaagtttagtagaaaaaaGCTGAAACATATCAAGCTGGATGCTTCATCTTGAGAAGTAACCAAAGTATCAAGTTTATGTTTTTGTGTAATAATACTACTAGTAAGTACTAAAATGAAGTagttaaaactaaaataaaaacacCATTAAAAATGAAGTAGAAAAAAGCTGAAACCTACTGGACGCTGGATGATATGCGAGCGTTCTGGCCCAGGGCCCATTAAAACTGAGTTGTTCCATATAGCCCTAGTTTCCAATCCAAACACAACGGGGTGGTGGCGCAGTTGGCTAGCGCGTAGGTCTCATAGCTAAAGCGAGTGATCCTGAGGTCGAGAGTTCGAGCCTCTCTCACCCCAacatcttttcctttttttttctcagCCGTTCCTGAAATATTATTCCACTGACCAGCGATTTGTTTCAGCTGCCAATGAACACTGGAGCGGCAACGGTCACACCAACTGTTAATTTCACATCTCGCATGATTGATTCCCCCCTTGTCGAGCGCGCTTTTTTGTGCCCTATGTGCATTATATGCCTTCAAAAAACCTGACATGTAATGTCGCTGCTGCCATGTCAGTACAGCACCATCTACTTCCGGGGCCATCACATTCAGGAACCACTTCAGCCTGTCAACACAGACCGCTCGAAGCAAGTCCAACAGAGTGCCAGCACTGGTCGTTAtgacatactccctctgtccctttAACTGTCAaatacgctcttatattatgggacggagggagtatcaatgtACTCGTGATCGCCTGACTGGTAAAGCAACAAACAGACCAGTAGGACATCACAGCTAAGCAAGCGGCAGACCACACACTGCGGGAAACTACAACGGCCAATTCTAAAACCTTGTGGTTAATAGATAAACACACATCCATCACGATCCGATACAGTGGGATAAAATCAACACGCAGAGGGAACTAAAATGGCTTTTCAGCTAATAACATACAGCACATGACAACAGCGCAGCGGGTACCTTTGTTCACTACAATTCCACTCCTATGCAGAAAACTATCCGCAAATACAAGTGATGCGCACATGGATGTCCCGCTCACTACCTGCGCCTCAGCTGTTCCGGCACGAGTATGCTCGTTACCTGCGCCTTAGGTCTCTCTGCACAAGCAAAAGGGAAGGGGGAATTTGTTAGGTGCAACTTTTGATGACAAACCATACTGTTAGGAGTTCACGGATTTAAGCAAAGATTTTATTAGGCATGTTATCAGAAGCATGAAAATACGGAGTACATGTTCTTGTGTCTAGTTGAAACATCTAAACTTGTTATCCATGTTAACTAGATTTGTGGTAGGCAATTGTTCCGTGAGCAACATGCACCTTGGAGAGAATCTGCTAAAGAAAGCTACTTCCTAGAGGACAGTAGAAATCATGACTGCGGAAGAGAGGACTTACTCTTGGACCGCGATCTGTGACTGGTGTTGATCTGCTCCCTGTGTTGTCTGCCTGCTGAATCATCTGTGGGCTATCATGCTTGTAGAACGCCTGCAAAGTTCTCACCATAAATGGACGCACGATATTCACCTCCATTGCAGAGAGATTTTTGAGCTGTCAAAATGCAGAAAAAAGGAAACACAAGGCAGTAAGCAAAAGATCAGCTTGTTAACTTATAAAACATAGTCAGCCCAAAACTAGGCTCAGATTGCTGTACCACAAGTAATAAAAAATGTGCAGTAATACTGTAACAAACATGTACGTACGCCACAAGTAAAGCAGTATGCCAGGCTCATCAAAGAAGGAGGGAGGCCTGGGTTTCCGGGATCTACACATTTTCAACCTCGCAATGTTGTCCCATCAGAGGTGGCGGCTGCTGGACGCCCCGGATACTCTTTGTGCTCGAGTCCTCAAAGCTCGGTACTACCCAAACTGCTCAATCCTGGAGGCAGAGGCGAAGGATGGCATTTCTTACACATGCAGAAGTATTCTCAAAGGCATTGCACTCTTCAAGGAAGGAGTAATTTGGCGAGTGGGTCCAGGGGATAACATTAAGGTGTGGGAGGACCCATGGACACCACGGGGTGACACAGAAAACCAAGGTCTGTCCGAGGCAACGCTGTCATTACTAAGGTAAGCGACTTGGTGGATCTAGTAACGGAAGCATGGGATGATCAGTTGGTTGTCGACCTCTTTTCTGAAGAAGATGCAAAAGATATTATAGCTATTCCAATCCGTGAGGGCATGGAAGATCATATTGCTTGGCACTTTGACCCCAAGGGGAGGTTCTCTGTAAAATCAGCTTATCACCTCGGCGTGCGACTCAGGGATGTGCGGCTAAGCCATGACACTGAATCCTCATTGGTTGCAGGTCGTCGTGCTGACATTTGGAGTTGTTATTGGAACCTATCCATGCCGGATAAGGTACGGATTTTCACTCGGAGGCTCGCTCAGAATAGCTTACCGCTGAGAATTTACATAAAGAGGAAGAAGGTTGATCTCGACACAATCTGTCAAATGTGCGGGAGGCTGGAtgtagggctgcaaacgagtcgagttcgagcgagttggagttggctcagctcaactcatattAAAATTCGAGCGGGCTTAAACTGAGTGAAGCTCATGATCGAGCTGTAGAACAtgactcgtgctcagcttgtaacgatctcgagtcgatcttgagctagtttcgagctaaatgagaCAGTAAAAATTATAAATTTATAGCAAGTATTTCAAATAGATAAGGACACAACTTTGTACAACCATCTCGTCGTTCTCGGGAGGGATCATCTTGGTCTCTTGAGCCAACTGCAATAAATGGTGGTCTTCGTGGACCAAAAACAAGAAAACGAAGGTGCATATGCTGGGATCTTTTGCTAAAAACAACAGGATATTTAACACATAGTCGACCACATACCAAAATTAGCTCTGCACTTAATTAAGCTTCCATGTTTGCTGGTAAATAAAATGAAGAAAAATCATGGACATCATATATGGTAACAAATTATCTTATTGCCATTTAATAAGTGGCATCatcatttaacataatgatattatgtcgagctatcgagctaaaatcgagcgagccaatATTGACTCAAGATCGGCTCGTTTCTCggtcgagctacataaagtgttcaaactcGGCTCGTTTCCTTTCAAATTGATCTCGAATCGAGCCAAAAAAACCAGTCaatctcgagcggctcacgagtctcgagcttttcttgcagccctagctGGTTGAGGTCGAGGGTCATCTATTTGTAAAATGCAAAAACGTGAAACAGGTTTGGAAGCAGCTGGACTTGGGAGGATGTCCACCTAGAATTGGTGAAATGCCAGGCCCGAATGGAGATGTTTGATCAGCTATGCAGTTTGAACAGCAAGCGGCGTAAGATGCTCTTGTTCTGCTGTGGGAGTGGTGGTCCGCCAGAAATAAAGCAAATGCCGGAGACAAGGTGAGATCAACTGAGGATGTATGCGCTGCAGTCAGGAAGCACACTATGGACTTTGCGAAACCAGCCCCAATGCAGCAGGCCGAAGCTGTCCAGAAGGAGAAAGCTGTGTGGTGCAGGCCGAAGGAGAACTTCATCAAGGTGAACTTTGACGCTGCATTTCATGCTGATTTAGGAGCTGTAGCGTGGGGATGTATCTTCAGAACAGATCAGAGGGAGTTCCTCGCAGCGGCTGCTGGGAAGCTTGATTACCTGTCTAGCCCGTTAAATGCAGACGCAGCGGCGTGCATTAAATCGGTTGAGGCTGGGGAAGAGCTGGGGCTGCACAGAGCTATCTCTGAGTCCGACTCCCTCAATCTACTGAATGCTCTAAAGTCAAGAGAAAATGATTCCGTGTCAATCAGAGTCCTACTGAGGGACTCACAGTTTATGTTGAGCTCGTTTTGACAGCTTCGAATTTCATTTCTGTAAGCGTGAATGTAATaaagaaggggagccttggcgcagtggtaaaagctgctgccttgtgaccatgaggtcacgggttcaagtcctggaaacagcctcttacagaaatgtagggaaaggctgcgtacaatagacccaaagtggtcggacccttccctggaccctgcgcaagcaggagctacatgcaccgggctgccctttttttaaGCGTGAATGTAATAAAGATGCCCATGAAAAAGTGCGGTAACCGCATATGGCTTTAGGGTAGCGGTAGCCACTTCTATGTGGCATAAGCAGGCCCCGGACTTTGTATCGTCTTTGGTCACCAGCGATCTTGCTGTGCGGGTTTAAGTATGGAATGAAatgttccagtttaaaaaaaaacctCATAATTTTGTAACCCATAATCATATTATCAACATTTGAATATTCATAACCCCCAGATGAAAAAATTTGTGAGTTCCATGAGAAACGAGAAGGTTAACCTATAGATACGCATATAAGATCACTTCAAGAAAAACACCAGAACTGTTAATGTAATGGAGAAAAAAGGCGACATATTACACATCTCCATGGTAACTTTAACAGCAGAATTTTAGGAGCCAGTGGCTGGACGTGGAGTTCAAAAAGATACCTTCACAGCATGAGTACGGCCAGATATTGTCTCTAATCCAGTCTCGACCTTATGGAACCTGACATCTCTGATATCCTCGATCAAAGATCTCACCTGTATCAAAACTACAAGTAAGAATCTTTTAAGAAAATCATAGCAAACTAGACAGTACAAATTTTCCTTCAGAATTCTTTATAACTCACCAAGTAAGCATCTGTGATGTCATCACGAGAACTGTACAAAAAAAGAAGAGACTTAGGCTACATATGCTGTTTCTTTAACGGAATTATATAGGTTCTTACTACAGAATAAAAGCAGTCAGAAAGTTGCAAGGTCTGCTTACTGATCAAACAGAAGCTTAGATATTTCGATATAGTGGAATGGTAATGGCTGAAATTCTCTAGGTGACTCCCTTTCTGCATCCAACACCTGTGTTAAGCGCTCTAGCAACAAAGATAACAAACACTTAAGGGGCGAAATAGGCAGTTAAGTATGTATCAAATATAGGCAGTGTCAGTTTCACCAGATGGTGCAACTGAAGGACAAATGGACAAGCacacaaaaattcagaaaaagtgcACGCTGGTCGCATGCATCACTCAGTAAGTTAGAGGTACAGAGCTCCCCTGTATGACTTGTCATATATGCACCGGCATGTAGCAAATATATGTAGAGCTCCCTCTA
Proteins encoded in this window:
- the LOC123048877 gene encoding DNA replication complex GINS protein PSF2; amino-acid sequence: LPISPLKCLLSLLLERLTQVLDAERESPREFQPLPFHYIEISKLLFDHSRDDITDAYLVRSLIEDIRDVRFHKVETGLETISGRTHAVKLKNLSAMEVNIVRPFMVRTLQAFYKHDSPQMIQQADNTGSRSTPVTDRGPRRDLRRR